The Bombyx mori chromosome 28, ASM3026992v2 genomic interval atgtctatatcgaaattatctcgatattgcttacaaattaatagttttttggttcaggacctattatttggaaaagattgtgaagtacatgatttgaataagaatcggagtatacctatagatggagaattccacaagaagtacgagaaatactttgggtggctagacttccaaatagctggtctagctagtatttcagctattttatttttttattgcttagatgggtggacgagctcacagcccaccttgtgttaagtggttactggagcccatagacatccacaacgtaaatgcgccacccaccttgagatataagttctaaggtcccaagtatagttataatggctgcctcactcttcaaaccgaaacgcattactacttcacggcagaaataggcagggtggtagtacccacccgtgtagactcacaagaggtcctaccaccagtaattacgcaaattattattttgaagatttcatttttatcacacgatgttattccttcaccgtggaaatcaatcgtgaacgttgagtgttgttgagtacgtatttcattacaaaaattggtacccgcctgatattcgaacaccggtgcatcgctcaacacgattgcaccggacgtccgttaggccacgacgactttaaaaatataaaataaaaaataaataaaaaatataaaaatttcggcgttaatttttcgcggcgaaaacaactaaactcatttaatcactgcactattcgccgcgactaccgctcgactccgtggctcgcgccgtccgtattcatgcatttgttttgctcgcccgccgcatcgcgcgattcgctcggtacatttcgccggtcgcttcgccggtcgccggtgcgcgtggcttgttaggtacatttctatgcgcttgttttagtcgctagacgcttcgccgttcgcaccgcgcgaatattcgcatcggcgaatgtcccgtggccaggctgttaggtATCGGTTCTACCTCGGGAACGCTTGCACGTCCACGCAGTGGCCCTACGCGTTTACATAAACAATCCTAACACAATGCGTGTGTGTAATGTCTCTCTGGTCGACGTTATGTTTTACAAACAATACGACTTGAATAATACACGTGAACCGCGTGTTTCTGCTATCGGATTACGATGAGGCCGCTCGCACAGACGATCCCACGAACAACATCTACTGATATCCTCCCGCTATTTAATACATTCAGAAGTCAGCAGCACTTCTGTCACTTATAGCTATTATTACTCTCCCTCCGTGTGTACTCTGAATACTCAGTTAACTTATTTCTAACAAAGCTCATAAAGGCAATGAGAAATGCCGTTAGACACACACGCGAGCAGGTCGCGCCTCGCGAGGACTTCGACAACTCCTAGCTGACACGGCACTTGCTCGTGTACTCTGCAAAGCTGCGGAAACGACAATGAAGCTCTTCACTTAGCCGCTAACTGACGATGCGTCATGCGTGATTACATTGTCTACACTGAAGGGCGCGGTTATCACttgtaaatgaaaaataaaataaataaccggGAACAAGTCACGCCCTGTCACCCGGCCCCAATTTAGTCGAACATACAACCCTCGACGGAACAGTtagggccgctaactactgcaccacacAGTCATTCAAACTCGTGTCCGTGTGTGTTTTTCGGTATTCAGTAATCATTAGCACTCACTTTTATAGCTCCGAAGTTACATATTGTAACAATAGAATAACATATAGGTACACTCGAGACAACCAGATCGAAGATGAGCTGAGAGGGCAGAGGTCCGGCGCCGCGCGGGCTGCGGGTCCGTCTGTCCCGGCCGGTCGACTTTGTGATGCTGTGTTATTACGTAGACGAGTTGTTTGAGTGAGGTCACTTATTGACTTTACATTTCTCTTCACTGGGATTATTACGCGACTCTGATTCACTATATCAACCATTGCCAAAGTAAAGATGatcttttttaaatgtaacaaaGTAAAGTGAGCTGAAAGAAAAACGCGCCAGACGGCTTCATTCCGGGCCGGCAGCGGCGCGAGGGGCGACTGTTGACTCGACAGGTTCACTGCAGCAGAACTCTTTTACGTTCGGTATAAGTCCTTACTTAATGCAGTTGAAACCCGACTTTCGGGTCGCAAGCTGAGTGCTGACTGTCACACTGTAACTATCGACTCAGACCTGAGGACCGAGAGACGAGAGCTCGACTGCCGATCTAAACCTATTAAAAGTCATATAGCTTTATAACATTACAGTTTCAGTTGTATCTCGCTTCCGGTGTTTTTCTTTAGTTTGTTATTGAACGTGGTGTTTTGCATTTCCAGGGTCCGTGGTGCCGCGTGTTGTCGGCTtgcgggtgaggccgcgcgtGCGACATGGGCGCGCTGCGACGCACGCACGGCGCGGCGCTGCTGGCGGTCGGGGCCCTCCTACTCGTGCTCTTCGCGCACCTCCCGCCCGCGCCGCGCCCTCCCCCCGCGCCACGACCGGCGCCTCTACTAGTGCCACCCTCCACCCCTCCCGCTCCCTCCAACCGCACAGTTTCCACCCGCGCGTCCCAAACTACAGCGCCGCCGCACCCACCCTCGCCGACCCCGCGACCCAAACCCGCGCCCCTTCTCACTAAGGACGTCTACGTGAGTGGACACGAGCGGCCCCACCCTGAACTGTGTCCGGCGCTGGGGGCACACCTCCGTATGTTAGTGCTGATCACGTCTGCGCCCTCGCACGCTGAGGCGCGCGCTGCCATCCGTTTCACCTGGGGTCACTACGCGGCACGCCGGGACCTCACAATCGCCTTCATGCTGGGCACTCCGCCCCCTGACTTGCGCTCCGCCCTGGTCGCCGAGGACGAGCTGTACGGGGACCTAATTGTGGGCCGTTTCCGAGACTCTTACTCGAACCTCACGCTGAAGACGCTCTCGATGCTGGAGTGGGCGGACACGTACTGCCCGCGAGCGCCGCGCCTCCTGAAGACGGACGACGACATGTTCATCAACGTGCCGCGCCTGCTGCAGTTCGCGGCGGCGCCGGCGCGCGCCAACGCGACCCGCACCATCTGGGGGAAGGTCGTGAAGAAGTCGTACCCGAAGCGCACCACCAAGTCCAAGTACTACGTGTCCCCGCTGCAGTTCTCGGGCAAGGTGTTCCCGGATTTCGCGACGGGGCCGGCCTACCTGCTGACGACCGACGTGGTCCGCGAGCTGCTGGCGGCCGCGCCCCGCGAGCCCTACCTGCGGCTCGAGGACGTGTTCGTGACGGGCGTGCTGGCCGCCAAGCTGCACGTGACGCGCCGCCTCGCGCCGGAGTTCTACAACAAGAAGGTGCAGGCGCACCCCTGCACCGTGCAGCGCGGCGTCGCCATACACATGGTGCGCTACCACGAGCAGTTCGACCTCTGGCGGAAGCTGCTCGACGGCAAGACCAAGTGCGCCAGCTAGTGCGACGACTAGTGCGCCATCCAGTGCGCCATCCAGTGCGCCGCAGCTAAATTATTACCAGCCACCAGTATCCACGATTTacgttctttttatttttgtgtcttAAAATTACACGAATTGTGATTATTTACTAAAAAAGAAGTAAACATTGAGATTAAGTAATGATGTATATGTAGTGCAGTAGTTAGGATATGCGGGGTGCAAGACGAGACCTTGCACCCGTTATTTTTTGAAAAGTTTTGAAGATTGATGGCGCGTACCGGCGGCCGCCTCCAGCATGTTTGATTGATTTCATTTTGAGGGGAACTCTTCCATAACGCTCGGAACACTTGCACAGACGCTTGACATACACTTTTGAAGAAGATGAACTTCTTGAAAAAGCTCTTTGGCGTCAGCCTCTTTGAATTTAATCCCTAAATTATATCATCTTCATCACTTGTATCATCGGTATTCCAGAAATTGTATCCGATTATTGTCCCCCTCCTTTCTAATCCTCTCGGTACTTTTAGGCATTTCAAGCACTCgacaccgttctcgtcgaactcgtcgaaggGTTGGTCGTGCCCCCAGTCGTCGCCCGGTCCGCCCGGATCTCCCCGGAGCTGTCCAGCGGATGGCGGTTCCGTTCGAAGTAGTTATCTTTGAGGCACCAGAAGCTTCCACAAAGACTCATTAAATAGAATAGTGCCGTAGTGCTGCTAAGTACGCGCTGGCCGTCCGCTGCGCTCTACCGGAGCGGCTTCAGAACAATCGAATGTGGTGGCGGGCGCATGTTCCGTGGACCCGCCGTCCCCTGGCACGCCCTGCTTAACAAAGAGACGCCGACAGCGCGCGCGGAACTACTTCACAATAATATTGTCATTAGCAgagcgtcttttttttttcctacctaagctgatagccttaaga includes:
- the LOC101735995 gene encoding beta-1,3-galactosyltransferase 5, coding for MGALRRTHGAALLAVGALLLVLFAHLPPAPRPPPAPRPAPLLVPPSTPPAPSNRTVSTRASQTTAPPHPPSPTPRPKPAPLLTKDVYVSGHERPHPELCPALGAHLRMLVLITSAPSHAEARAAIRFTWGHYAARRDLTIAFMLGTPPPDLRSALVAEDELYGDLIVGRFRDSYSNLTLKTLSMLEWADTYCPRAPRLLKTDDDMFINVPRLLQFAAAPARANATRTIWGKVVKKSYPKRTTKSKYYVSPLQFSGKVFPDFATGPAYLLTTDVVRELLAAAPREPYLRLEDVFVTGVLAAKLHVTRRLAPEFYNKKVQAHPCTVQRGVAIHMVRYHEQFDLWRKLLDGKTKCAS